A region from the Arachis ipaensis cultivar K30076 chromosome B01, Araip1.1, whole genome shotgun sequence genome encodes:
- the LOC107616179 gene encoding probable N-acetyltransferase HLS1-like: MEELKLRIRKYEVESDGAKVEELERRCEVGPSERVFLFTDTMGDPICRIRNSPMYIMLVAEMDKELVGVIQGSIKVVTIHNHPPKDLAKVGYILGLRVSPNHRRRGIGSSLVVRLEEWFNSNDVDYAYMATEKDNIASKRIFMEKFTYTKFRTPSILVNPVNHYDLQISSNIEISRVKIEQAEYLYRRFMSSFEFFPNDIDNILRNKLSLGTFVANFKEDHFWGDFGSNGHQVPNSWAMLSVWNSGEIFKMRLGKATFSCLLYTKSWCLIDKIFPCLKLPTLPDFFNPFGFYFMHGVYHEGPFSGKLVRALCQFVHNMASKSKDENCKIIVTEVGGGKDNNNNELNHYIPHWKLLSCPEDLWCIKVLKNHQGTTTTTNTFHELTKSPPRRALFVDPREV; the protein is encoded by the exons ATGGAAGAATTAAAGTTGAGAATAAGAAAGTATGAGGTTGAATCTGATGGAGCTAAAGTTGAAGAACTTGAGAGAAGATGTGAGGTAGGGCCTTCAGAAAGGGTCTTCCTCTTTACAGACACTATGGGTGACCCTATTTGTAGGATCAGGAACAGTCCCATGTACATCATGCTG GTAGCAGAAATGGACAAAGAATTAGTTGGAGTGATTCAAGGATCAATAAAAGTGGTAACAATTCATAACCACCCTCCAAAAGATTTGGCTAAGGTTGGTTATATTTTAGGCCTAAGGGTTTCACCAAACCATAGAAGAAGAGGGATTGGATCAAGCCTAGTGGTGAGGCTAGAAGAATGGTTCAATTCCAATGATGTTGACTATGCATACATGGCCACAGAGAAAGACAACATTGCCTCAAAAAGGATCTTCATGGAAAAGTTCACTTACACCAAGTTTAGGACACCATCAATATTAGTCAACCCTGTGAACCACTACGATCTCCAAATCTCATCCAACATTGAAATTTCAAGAGTCAAGATTGAACAAGCTGAGTACCTCTATAGAAGGTTCATGAGTTCCTTTGAGTTCTTCCCCAATGACATAGATAACATTTTAAGAAACAAATTAAGTTTGGGAACATTTGTGGCCAACTTCAAAGAAGATCATTTTTGGGGTGATTTTGGGTCAAATGGGCATCAGGTACCAAACTCTTGGGCCATGCTTAGTGTATGGAATAGTGGTGAAATATTCAAAATGAGGCTTGGAAAAGCAACTTTTAGTTGCTTGTTATACACAAAGAGTTGGTGCTTGATTGATAAGATTTTCCCATGTTTGAAATTGCCTACTTTGCCCGATTTCTTTAACCCTTTTGGATTCTATTTCATGCATGGTGTGTACCATGAAGGTCCATTCTCAGGTAAATTAGTAAGGGCTTTGTGCCAATTTGTGCATAACATGGCCTCAAAGTCAAAGGATGAGAATTGCAAGATCATTGTGACTGAGGTTGGAGGGGGGAAGGATAATAATAACAATGAGCTCAACCATTATATTCCACATTGGAAGTTGCTCTCTTGTCCTGAGGATTTGTGGTGcataaaggttttgaaaaatcaTCAAGGgactacaacaacaacaaacacTTTCCATGAGTTAACCAAATCCCCACCAAGAAGAGCACTTTTTGTAGACCCAAGAGAAGTTTAA